A stretch of Stenotrophomonas indicatrix DNA encodes these proteins:
- the acpP gene encoding acyl carrier protein — MSTIEERVKKIVIEQLGVKEEEVTNSASFVDDLGADSLDTVELVMALEEEFECEIPDEEAEKIGTVQAAITYITAHVKA; from the coding sequence ATGAGCACCATCGAAGAACGCGTCAAGAAAATCGTCATCGAACAGCTTGGCGTCAAGGAAGAAGAAGTCACCAACAGCGCATCGTTCGTCGATGACCTGGGCGCTGACTCGCTGGACACCGTCGAGCTGGTGATGGCGCTGGAAGAAGAATTCGAGTGCGAGATCCCGGACGAAGAAGCCGAGAAGATCGGCACCGTGCAGGCTGCGATCACCTACATCACGGCCCACGTCAAGGCCTGA
- the tmk gene encoding dTMP kinase, which yields MSSALLRHPRFVSLEGGEGAGKTTAINAIRECLRRHGHEVVLTREPGGTPLAERIRGLVLKPDAEIAAEPLSAEAELLLVFAARAQHVRQVIQPALQRGAYVLSDRFTDSSYAYQGGGRGLDPQWIADLERRAVGLLPGLTLLLDVDVAVGRARANGRDLWPDRIESEQDDFFQRVREVFRSRAQQDPQRFALVDAGQVQERVAADVVARVERWLQQGEGA from the coding sequence ATGAGTTCCGCGCTGCTTCGCCATCCCCGTTTCGTCAGCCTGGAAGGCGGCGAGGGCGCGGGCAAGACCACCGCCATCAACGCCATCCGCGAGTGCCTGCGCCGCCACGGCCATGAGGTCGTGTTGACCCGCGAGCCCGGTGGCACGCCGCTGGCCGAGCGCATCCGCGGCCTGGTGCTGAAGCCCGATGCCGAGATTGCTGCCGAGCCGCTCAGTGCCGAGGCTGAGCTGCTGCTGGTGTTCGCCGCGCGCGCGCAGCATGTGCGCCAGGTGATCCAGCCGGCGCTGCAGCGCGGCGCCTACGTGCTCAGCGATCGTTTCACCGATTCCAGCTATGCCTACCAGGGCGGCGGTCGCGGCCTCGACCCGCAGTGGATCGCCGACCTGGAGCGCCGCGCCGTGGGCCTGCTGCCCGGTTTGACCCTGTTGTTGGACGTGGACGTGGCCGTCGGCCGCGCGCGTGCCAACGGCCGCGACCTGTGGCCGGACCGCATCGAAAGCGAGCAGGACGATTTTTTCCAGCGCGTGCGCGAAGTGTTCCGCAGCCGTGCGCAGCAGGACCCGCAGCGTTTCGCGCTGGTTGATGCAGGCCAGGTGCAGGAGCGCGTGGCCGCCGATGTGGTTGCACGTGTCGAGCGCTGGCTGCAGCAAGGGGAGGGCGCATGA
- a CDS encoding aminodeoxychorismate synthase component I, whose amino-acid sequence MTHAPLIHPLPHPIDLLALQQRDPARFPLLMESTASGTAQGRWSLLLAAQGDTLQLDADGQVRDQHGAVQPGSFLQALDHAWQAQRLPHGGGHALPFRGGWALMLDYEVASQVEPVLPARARDDGRPTALALRCPAAVLHDHQADASFLIAEAGEQALLDSLVTLVAGELPPAGQGWQPPQSVSEDEPQRFTEGVRRVIDYLRAGDVFQVNLSRRWSAHFAAPVSPQALYAQLRRANPAPFAGLFSAHGRHVVSSSPERLVSVHGGHAQTRPIAGTRPRFEGDDDAARIQELVGHPKERAEHVMLIDLERNDLGRICLPGTVVVDELMTVESYAHVHHIVSNVSGQLRADVTPGEVIAATFPGGTITGCPKVRCMQIISELEQVPRGAYTGAFGWLNRDGDLDLNILIRTAEVDGNEVSFRTGAGIVVDSDPDKELDETRAKARGLLRALGQQG is encoded by the coding sequence ATGACCCACGCCCCGCTGATCCACCCGCTGCCGCACCCGATCGACCTGCTGGCCCTGCAGCAGCGCGACCCGGCGCGTTTCCCGCTGCTGATGGAGTCCACCGCCTCGGGCACTGCGCAGGGCCGCTGGAGCCTGCTGCTGGCCGCGCAGGGCGATACGCTGCAGCTGGACGCCGATGGCCAGGTGCGCGACCAGCACGGCGCGGTGCAGCCCGGCAGCTTCCTGCAGGCGCTGGACCACGCATGGCAGGCACAGCGATTGCCGCACGGCGGCGGCCACGCGCTGCCGTTCCGCGGTGGCTGGGCGCTGATGCTCGATTACGAAGTGGCCAGCCAGGTCGAGCCGGTGCTGCCGGCGCGCGCGCGCGATGACGGCCGGCCGACCGCACTTGCCCTGCGCTGCCCGGCCGCCGTGCTGCATGACCACCAGGCCGACGCCAGCTTCCTCATTGCCGAAGCGGGCGAGCAAGCACTGCTGGACTCGCTGGTCACGCTGGTAGCGGGTGAACTGCCGCCGGCCGGGCAGGGCTGGCAGCCGCCGCAGTCGGTCAGCGAAGACGAGCCACAGCGCTTCACCGAGGGTGTGCGCCGGGTGATCGACTACCTGCGCGCCGGCGACGTGTTCCAGGTGAACTTGTCGCGGCGCTGGAGCGCGCACTTCGCAGCACCGGTCAGCCCGCAGGCGCTGTACGCGCAGCTGCGGCGGGCCAATCCGGCGCCGTTTGCCGGCTTGTTCAGTGCGCACGGCCGGCATGTGGTCAGCTCGTCGCCGGAACGGCTGGTGTCGGTGCATGGCGGCCACGCGCAGACCCGCCCGATCGCCGGCACCCGTCCGCGCTTCGAGGGCGACGACGATGCCGCGCGCATCCAGGAACTGGTCGGCCATCCCAAGGAGCGCGCCGAGCACGTGATGCTGATCGACCTGGAGCGCAACGATCTGGGCCGCATCTGCCTGCCCGGCACGGTCGTGGTGGACGAGCTGATGACCGTGGAAAGCTACGCCCACGTGCACCACATCGTCAGCAACGTCAGCGGCCAGCTGCGCGCGGACGTCACCCCGGGCGAGGTGATCGCCGCGACCTTCCCCGGCGGCACCATCACCGGCTGCCCGAAGGTGCGCTGCATGCAGATCATCAGCGAACTGGAGCAGGTGCCACGCGGCGCGTACACCGGTGCGTTCGGCTGGCTGAACCGCGATGGCGACCTGGACCTGAACATCCTGATCCGCACCGCCGAGGTGGACGGCAACGAGGTCAGCTTCCGCACCGGAGCCGGCATCGTGGTCGATTCGGACCCGGACAAGGAACTGGACGAAACCCGGGCCAAGGCCCGCGGCCTGCTGCGGGCGCTGGGGCAGCAGGGTTGA
- a CDS encoding ArnT family glycosyltransferase, protein MQGEQRARTIFLWLWTLVTAAKLVVAARLPLFVDEAFYWQEGQHLAAAYSDLPGLTAWLTRLGVELGGQHVLALRLPFLAIGALLPLLVSRIAARWFGNVAGWQAGSLTLLMPLSATLGLLAVPDVPMALAAVLCLDAGARLLRNVDASSAVKLALGLLIGALSHYRFIGVIGVGFIALLALPQGRRMLADPRVWVALAVGVVAWLPLLAWNADNHDAGLKFQVVERHPWAFEWRGLWFLVIQPMLVTPILCIAMWKAALAGTRSGGGARVQWRYFGLVGGVSTLGIFALGFFTDVERISFHWPLPGYLALLVAVPVILNGWPRWLRRTGWWLAGLGMVLAFGYYLMASSSSLREQLAGDKYYPRNFAGWQPLAAAVREELQQMPEGSRVLAGNFKVGAELGFQLGRGDIDVLPHPLNDKHGRTAQLAQWNQLHEGERDVPMLLVLSPSDQRFRDLLARYHAICEQVGPLPPPRVVSNDHGFQRFLLFRLPVQRAQGACVTPALAYLDSPANAEKVSGTLAVKGWAFKEGVGLLRVEVLVDGRSIGDARYGREHDIRSFWSDSNDPQHPRVGFDAEVDTTTLTPGRHWLGLRLHGRDGSVEQWQEQPFVVEKR, encoded by the coding sequence ATGCAGGGCGAACAGCGCGCACGTACGATTTTTCTCTGGTTATGGACGCTCGTCACAGCGGCCAAGCTGGTCGTGGCCGCACGCCTGCCGTTGTTCGTCGATGAGGCGTTCTACTGGCAGGAAGGCCAGCATCTGGCTGCGGCCTATTCGGATCTGCCGGGGCTGACGGCCTGGTTGACCCGGTTGGGTGTGGAGCTTGGCGGCCAGCATGTGCTTGCGCTGCGCCTGCCGTTCCTGGCCATCGGCGCACTGCTGCCGCTGCTGGTATCGCGCATCGCAGCGCGCTGGTTCGGCAATGTTGCCGGTTGGCAGGCTGGCAGCTTGACGCTGCTGATGCCCTTGTCGGCCACGCTGGGCCTGCTGGCTGTGCCCGATGTGCCGATGGCGCTGGCGGCCGTGCTGTGCCTGGACGCCGGCGCACGCCTGCTGCGCAACGTCGACGCTTCCTCGGCAGTGAAGCTGGCGCTGGGCCTGCTGATCGGTGCGCTCAGCCACTATCGCTTCATCGGTGTGATCGGCGTCGGCTTCATTGCCCTGCTGGCGCTGCCGCAGGGCCGGCGCATGCTGGCCGATCCGCGCGTCTGGGTGGCCCTGGCCGTTGGCGTAGTGGCATGGCTGCCGCTGTTGGCCTGGAATGCCGACAATCACGATGCCGGACTGAAGTTCCAGGTGGTCGAGCGTCATCCGTGGGCGTTCGAGTGGCGCGGCCTGTGGTTCCTGGTGATCCAGCCGATGCTGGTGACGCCCATCCTCTGCATCGCGATGTGGAAAGCTGCACTGGCCGGCACCCGCAGCGGCGGCGGCGCGCGCGTGCAGTGGCGCTATTTCGGCCTGGTCGGCGGCGTATCGACACTGGGTATCTTCGCGCTGGGCTTCTTCACCGACGTCGAGCGCATCAGCTTCCATTGGCCGCTGCCGGGCTACCTGGCCCTGCTGGTGGCGGTGCCGGTGATCCTCAACGGCTGGCCCCGCTGGTTGCGGCGTACCGGCTGGTGGCTGGCCGGTCTGGGCATGGTACTGGCCTTCGGCTATTACCTGATGGCGTCCTCGTCATCGCTGCGCGAGCAGTTGGCCGGCGACAAGTACTACCCGCGCAACTTTGCCGGCTGGCAGCCGCTGGCTGCTGCGGTCCGCGAAGAACTGCAGCAGATGCCGGAAGGCAGCCGCGTGCTGGCCGGCAACTTCAAGGTGGGCGCCGAACTGGGCTTCCAGTTGGGCCGTGGTGACATCGACGTGCTGCCGCATCCGCTCAATGACAAGCACGGCCGTACCGCGCAGTTGGCGCAATGGAACCAGTTGCATGAAGGCGAGCGCGACGTGCCGATGCTGCTGGTGCTGTCGCCCAGCGATCAGCGTTTCCGCGATCTGCTCGCCCGCTATCACGCCATCTGTGAACAGGTAGGGCCGCTGCCGCCGCCACGCGTGGTCAGCAACGATCACGGATTCCAGCGCTTTCTGCTGTTCCGCCTGCCGGTGCAGCGCGCGCAGGGCGCGTGCGTGACACCTGCGCTGGCCTACCTGGACTCGCCGGCCAATGCTGAGAAGGTGTCGGGCACGTTGGCGGTGAAGGGCTGGGCGTTCAAGGAAGGCGTCGGTCTGCTGCGTGTCGAAGTGTTGGTGGATGGGCGTTCGATCGGTGATGCACGCTATGGCCGCGAGCACGATATCCGCTCATTCTGGTCCGATTCCAATGACCCGCAGCATCCACGGGTCGGCTTTGATGCCGAAGTGGATACCACCACGCTGACGCCTGGCCGACATTGGCTGGGCCTGCGCCTGCACGGTCGCGATGGCAGCGTGGAGCAGTGGCAGGAGCAGCCCTTCGTGGTTGAAAAGCGCTGA
- the fabG gene encoding 3-oxoacyl-ACP reductase FabG, which produces MSKPLQGEIALVTGASRGIGAAIADLLAAQGATVIGTATTDSGAAAIGERLAAHGGHGRALNVTDAAALDAVLDGIAKEFGPISILVNNAGITRDNLLMRMKEDDWASIIDTNLTSVFRTSKAVMRGMMKARKGRIINIASVVGVTGNAGQANYAAAKAGIIGFSKSLAKEIGSRGVTVNVVAPGFIDTDMTKALPEEARTALIGDIALERLGSPEDIAHAVAFLASPAAGYITGETLHVNGGMYMP; this is translated from the coding sequence ATGAGCAAGCCCCTGCAGGGTGAAATCGCACTGGTTACCGGTGCCAGCCGTGGCATTGGTGCCGCCATCGCCGATCTGCTGGCCGCCCAGGGCGCCACCGTCATCGGCACCGCCACCACCGATTCCGGCGCCGCCGCGATCGGCGAGCGCCTGGCTGCCCACGGCGGTCACGGCCGCGCGCTGAACGTCACCGACGCCGCTGCGCTCGATGCCGTGCTTGACGGTATCGCCAAGGAATTCGGCCCGATCTCGATCCTGGTCAACAACGCCGGCATCACCCGCGACAACCTGCTGATGCGCATGAAGGAAGACGATTGGGCGTCGATCATCGACACCAACCTGACCAGCGTGTTCCGTACCAGCAAGGCCGTCATGCGCGGCATGATGAAGGCGCGCAAGGGCCGCATCATCAACATCGCCTCGGTGGTGGGCGTGACCGGCAACGCCGGCCAGGCCAACTATGCCGCCGCCAAGGCCGGCATCATCGGTTTCTCCAAGTCGCTGGCCAAGGAAATCGGCTCGCGCGGGGTCACCGTCAACGTGGTCGCGCCGGGCTTCATCGACACCGACATGACCAAGGCGCTGCCGGAAGAAGCGCGTACAGCGCTGATCGGCGACATCGCCCTCGAACGCCTGGGTTCGCCGGAGGACATCGCCCATGCGGTGGCCTTCCTGGCCAGCCCGGCTGCCGGCTACATCACCGGCGAAACTCTCCATGTGAACGGCGGCATGTACATGCCGTAA
- a CDS encoding YceD family protein — protein sequence MSANVPETLDAWRMVVARRRFDGQVPLAELTRLQGLVADTEGECNYSLEFGRDEILRVSYVELTIDTALPLTCQRSMQRFLLPVKMTQRLGLIREEDEESSLPEEYEPLLVPEDGQLRPLDLVEDELVLAVPVVPLSPYGEAVDKDWAPTEEEIEKANPFAALAALKKQ from the coding sequence ATGTCCGCGAACGTACCCGAAACGCTGGATGCCTGGCGGATGGTCGTAGCGCGAAGGCGCTTCGACGGTCAGGTTCCCCTGGCTGAATTGACTCGCCTGCAGGGGCTTGTCGCAGATACCGAAGGTGAGTGTAATTACTCGCTCGAATTCGGTCGCGACGAGATCTTGCGGGTATCCTATGTGGAACTGACCATCGATACCGCGTTGCCGCTGACCTGTCAGCGCAGCATGCAGCGTTTCCTGCTGCCGGTGAAGATGACCCAGAGGCTTGGCCTGATCCGCGAGGAAGACGAGGAATCGTCTTTGCCGGAGGAGTACGAGCCGTTGCTGGTGCCGGAAGATGGCCAGCTGCGTCCGTTGGACCTGGTCGAGGACGAGTTGGTGCTGGCGGTGCCGGTGGTACCCCTGTCGCCGTACGGTGAGGCAGTCGACAAGGACTGGGCGCCGACCGAAGAAGAAATTGAAAAGGCCAATCCGTTCGCGGCGTTGGCTGCATTGAAGAAACAATAG
- a CDS encoding Maf family protein gives MPALVLASTSRYRRDLLERLGLPFDCARPQVDETAEADEAPLALAARLASAKAAEVAARHPGSWVIGSDQVADLNGQPLGKPGTVEAACAQLAAMSGQTVRFHTAISLIRYGESLSAMDTTQVRFRALQAPEIARYVAIEQPLDCAGSFKCEGLGISLFEAIDNRDPTALIGLPLIALCGLLRRAGFAVP, from the coding sequence ATGCCTGCCTTGGTCCTGGCCTCCACCTCCCGCTACCGCCGCGACCTGCTGGAACGGCTGGGGTTGCCCTTCGACTGCGCACGCCCGCAGGTGGATGAGACTGCGGAGGCCGACGAGGCGCCGCTGGCGCTGGCGGCACGCCTGGCCAGCGCGAAGGCGGCCGAGGTGGCCGCCCGCCACCCCGGCAGCTGGGTGATCGGCTCGGACCAGGTGGCGGACCTGAACGGTCAGCCGCTGGGCAAGCCGGGCACGGTCGAGGCGGCCTGCGCGCAGCTGGCGGCAATGTCCGGGCAGACGGTGCGCTTCCACACGGCCATCAGTCTCATCCGATACGGAGAATCACTTTCGGCAATGGATACGACCCAGGTGCGCTTCCGCGCGCTGCAGGCGCCGGAGATCGCCCGCTACGTGGCCATCGAGCAGCCACTGGACTGCGCCGGCAGCTTCAAGTGCGAAGGCCTGGGCATCAGCCTGTTCGAGGCCATCGACAACCGAGACCCCACGGCGCTGATCGGGCTGCCGCTGATCGCACTGTGCGGATTGCTGCGCAGGGCCGGATTCGCGGTGCCGTAA
- the rpmF gene encoding 50S ribosomal protein L32, protein MAVQKSRVTPSRRGQRRSHDALSAKQLSTDPTTGEVHLRHHITADGFYRGKKVIQTKSSAVQED, encoded by the coding sequence ATGGCTGTCCAGAAATCCCGTGTTACCCCGTCCCGTCGCGGCCAGCGTCGTTCGCATGACGCCCTGAGCGCCAAGCAGCTGTCGACCGACCCGACCACCGGCGAAGTGCATCTGCGTCACCACATCACTGCTGACGGTTTCTACCGCGGCAAGAAGGTCATCCAGACCAAGTCTTCGGCTGTCCAGGAAGACTGA
- a CDS encoding beta-ketoacyl-ACP synthase III, with protein sequence MSKRIYSRIAGTGSYLPEKVLTNADLEKMVETSDEWIQTRTGIRERHIAAEGETTSDLGYQAALRAIEAAGIDASQLDMIVVGTTTPDLIFPSTACLIQAKLGVSGCPAFDVNAACSGFVFALSVADKFIRSGDARHVLVIGTETLTRIVDWEDRTTCVLFGDGAGAVVLKADEETGILSTHLHSDGSKKELLWNPVGVSVGFGEGNNGGGTINMKGNDVFKYAVKALDSVVDETLDANGLTKSDLDWLIPHQANLRIIEATAKRLEMSMDQVVVTVDKHGNTSSASVPLALDAAVRSGRVERGQLLLLEAFGGGFTWGSALLRY encoded by the coding sequence ATGAGCAAGCGGATCTATTCGAGGATCGCGGGCACCGGCAGCTATTTGCCGGAAAAAGTCCTGACCAACGCCGACCTGGAAAAAATGGTCGAGACCTCGGACGAGTGGATCCAGACGCGCACCGGTATCCGTGAACGGCACATCGCTGCCGAAGGCGAAACCACCAGCGATCTCGGCTACCAGGCCGCGCTGCGTGCGATCGAAGCCGCTGGTATCGACGCTTCGCAGCTCGACATGATCGTGGTCGGTACGACCACTCCTGATCTGATCTTTCCCTCCACCGCGTGCCTGATCCAGGCCAAGCTCGGTGTGAGCGGCTGTCCCGCTTTCGACGTCAACGCGGCCTGTTCGGGCTTCGTGTTCGCGCTCAGCGTGGCTGACAAATTCATCCGCTCCGGTGATGCCCGCCATGTGCTGGTGATCGGCACGGAAACCCTGACCCGCATTGTCGATTGGGAAGACCGCACCACCTGCGTGCTGTTCGGTGATGGCGCGGGCGCCGTCGTGCTCAAGGCCGACGAAGAAACCGGCATCCTCAGCACCCACCTGCATTCGGATGGCAGCAAGAAAGAGCTGCTGTGGAATCCGGTCGGCGTCTCGGTCGGTTTCGGTGAAGGCAACAACGGTGGCGGCACCATCAACATGAAGGGCAACGACGTGTTCAAGTACGCCGTCAAGGCGCTGGACTCGGTCGTGGACGAAACCCTGGATGCCAACGGCCTGACCAAGTCCGACCTGGACTGGCTGATCCCGCACCAGGCCAACCTGCGCATCATCGAAGCCACTGCCAAGCGGCTGGAGATGTCGATGGACCAGGTCGTGGTCACTGTCGACAAGCATGGCAACACCTCGTCGGCCTCGGTGCCGCTGGCCCTGGATGCTGCTGTTCGTTCCGGCAGGGTCGAGCGCGGCCAGCTGTTGCTGCTGGAAGCGTTCGGCGGTGGCTTCACGTGGGGTTCGGCACTGCTGCGCTATTGA
- the mltG gene encoding endolytic transglycosylase MltG codes for MAGAKRGCLLVVTLLLVLAAIVAGAGAWFFYKQSQFADVPLTPSADSVVIASGDGMNSVLRKLREAGVDEGQDTQWQLLARQLDAAGKLKVGEYALSKDLTPRELLLRMRAGKVLQHRVTIIEGWNIRQLRAALKRADPLLHTTDTLDDAALMDRLGFAGQHPEGRFLPETYVYQRGDSDLDVLKRAHGAMEKALDEAWESRAPDLPINTPYELLTLASIIEKETALASERPQIAGVFMRRLKIGMRLQTDPTVIYGIGAAYDGNIRRRDLTTDTPYNTYTRSGLTPTPIAMPSRDALMAAAQPAPGDALYFVAVGDGSGAHVFSPSLDKHNAAVARYLQQLRQQRTQETPAQ; via the coding sequence ATGGCGGGAGCCAAGCGCGGGTGTCTGTTGGTGGTAACGCTGCTGCTGGTGCTGGCCGCCATCGTGGCCGGCGCGGGCGCGTGGTTCTTCTACAAGCAGAGCCAGTTTGCCGACGTGCCGTTGACCCCCAGTGCGGACAGCGTGGTCATCGCCAGCGGCGATGGCATGAACAGCGTGCTGCGCAAGCTGCGCGAGGCCGGCGTGGACGAGGGCCAGGACACCCAATGGCAGCTGCTGGCCCGCCAGCTGGACGCCGCCGGCAAGCTGAAGGTGGGCGAGTACGCGCTGAGCAAGGACCTGACCCCGCGCGAGCTGCTGCTGCGCATGCGCGCGGGCAAGGTGCTGCAGCACCGCGTCACCATCATCGAAGGCTGGAACATCCGCCAGCTGCGCGCCGCGCTCAAACGCGCCGATCCGCTGCTGCACACTACCGACACCCTCGATGACGCAGCGCTGATGGATCGCCTCGGTTTCGCCGGCCAGCATCCGGAAGGCCGGTTCCTGCCGGAAACCTACGTCTACCAGCGCGGCGACAGCGACCTGGACGTGCTCAAGCGTGCCCACGGCGCGATGGAGAAGGCGCTGGACGAAGCCTGGGAAAGCCGTGCGCCGGACCTGCCGATCAACACGCCCTACGAGCTGCTGACGCTGGCGTCGATCATCGAAAAGGAAACCGCGCTGGCCAGCGAGCGACCGCAGATTGCCGGCGTGTTCATGCGCCGCCTGAAGATCGGCATGCGCCTGCAGACCGATCCGACCGTGATCTACGGCATCGGCGCGGCGTACGACGGCAACATCCGCCGCCGCGACCTGACCACCGATACGCCCTACAACACCTACACCCGCTCTGGCCTGACCCCGACCCCGATCGCCATGCCCAGCCGCGATGCGCTGATGGCCGCTGCACAACCGGCACCGGGCGATGCGCTGTACTTCGTCGCGGTGGGCGATGGCAGTGGCGCACACGTGTTCTCGCCCAGCCTGGACAAACACAACGCCGCCGTAGCCCGCTACCTGCAGCAGCTGCGCCAGCAACGCACCCAGGAGACTCCGGCGCAATGA
- the fabD gene encoding ACP S-malonyltransferase, whose translation MTVSTLAFVFPGQGSQSVGMLAELAELHPQVREAFTEASDGAGVDLWALSQGGPEEMLNRTEYTQPALLAASIGAWRAWNAVGGPRPSVLAGHSLGEYTALVAAGALSLHDGAHLVRLRGQLMQDAAPAGVGAMAAVLGAEDQLVLDVCAEAAGSQVVVPANFNSPGQIVIGGDAAAVDRALALLAEKGVRKAVKLAVSVPSHTPLMREAANRLAEVMAGLSWQLPQLPVVQNVDAKVHDGVDAIRAALVQQLYQPVQWTGCVQALAARGVTRIAECGPGKVLTGLVKRIDKAIDGRSLATPGDFETARETWSA comes from the coding sequence GTGACCGTATCCACCCTCGCTTTTGTCTTCCCCGGTCAGGGCTCGCAGTCTGTGGGCATGCTGGCCGAGCTGGCCGAACTGCACCCGCAGGTGCGTGAGGCCTTCACCGAGGCATCCGATGGTGCCGGCGTTGACCTGTGGGCGTTGTCCCAGGGCGGCCCGGAGGAAATGCTCAACCGTACCGAATACACCCAGCCGGCCCTGCTGGCCGCCAGCATCGGCGCGTGGCGCGCCTGGAACGCCGTGGGCGGTCCGCGTCCGTCGGTTCTGGCGGGCCACAGCCTGGGTGAGTACACCGCCCTGGTCGCCGCTGGCGCCCTCAGCCTGCACGACGGTGCGCACCTGGTGCGCCTGCGCGGCCAGCTGATGCAGGACGCCGCACCGGCGGGTGTCGGCGCGATGGCCGCCGTGCTCGGCGCTGAAGATCAGCTGGTGCTGGACGTCTGCGCGGAAGCTGCCGGCAGCCAGGTGGTCGTTCCGGCCAACTTCAACTCGCCGGGCCAGATCGTGATCGGCGGCGACGCTGCCGCGGTCGACCGCGCGCTGGCGCTGCTGGCCGAGAAGGGCGTGCGCAAGGCGGTCAAGCTGGCCGTCAGCGTGCCCTCGCACACCCCGCTGATGCGCGAAGCCGCCAACCGTCTGGCCGAAGTGATGGCCGGCCTGTCCTGGCAGCTGCCGCAGCTGCCGGTGGTGCAGAACGTCGACGCCAAGGTGCACGACGGTGTGGACGCGATCCGCGCCGCGCTGGTGCAGCAGCTGTACCAGCCCGTGCAGTGGACCGGCTGCGTGCAGGCGCTGGCCGCCCGTGGCGTCACCCGGATCGCCGAATGCGGCCCGGGCAAGGTGCTGACCGGTCTGGTCAAGCGCATCGACAAGGCCATCGACGGCCGTTCCCTGGCCACCCCGGGCGACTTCGAAACCGCCCGCGAGACGTGGTCGGCCTGA
- the fabF gene encoding beta-ketoacyl-ACP synthase II — translation MKRRVVVTGLGMVSPLGNDLASSWEGITHGRSGIGPLTNVSDAYLERFTTKIAGEVKGFDITADNELFGKYRVSGKDAKKMDPFIHYGLGAAFMALHDSGLEITDANADRIGAIVGAGIGGLLGIEEQTIEFHEGKKISPFYVPKTIINMLPGQLSIISGLKGPSFSAVSACATSNHSIGTAMRMIQYGDADVMVAGGAERGSSPTALGGFCAMKAMSTRNDAPEQASRPWDKDRDGFVLGDGAGILILEEYEHAKARGAKIYCELAGFGASSDAYHMTAPSENGEGAARCMTMAMKDAGVTPEQVGYLNAHGTSTPLGDLGETMAMKTAFGDHAYKMMVSSTKSMTGHLLGAAGGVEAIFSVLAMRDNVIPPTINLQQPGEGCDLDYVPNEARQAKVDVVMSNGFGFGGTNGTLIFKRV, via the coding sequence ATGAAGCGTCGCGTCGTCGTAACCGGCCTGGGTATGGTCTCGCCGTTGGGCAATGATCTGGCCAGCAGCTGGGAAGGCATCACCCACGGTCGTTCGGGCATCGGTCCGCTGACCAACGTTTCTGATGCCTACCTGGAACGGTTCACCACCAAGATCGCAGGTGAGGTCAAAGGCTTTGACATCACCGCCGACAACGAACTGTTCGGCAAGTACCGGGTCAGCGGCAAGGATGCCAAGAAGATGGACCCGTTCATCCATTACGGCCTCGGTGCCGCCTTCATGGCCCTGCATGATTCGGGCCTGGAGATCACCGACGCCAATGCCGACCGCATCGGCGCCATCGTTGGCGCTGGCATCGGCGGCCTGCTCGGCATCGAAGAGCAGACCATCGAATTCCACGAAGGGAAGAAGATCTCTCCCTTCTACGTGCCCAAGACCATCATCAACATGCTGCCGGGCCAGCTGAGCATCATCAGCGGCCTGAAGGGCCCGTCGTTCTCGGCGGTCTCGGCGTGCGCCACCTCCAACCATTCCATCGGCACCGCCATGCGCATGATCCAGTACGGCGATGCGGACGTGATGGTGGCCGGCGGTGCAGAGCGCGGCTCCTCGCCGACGGCGCTGGGCGGCTTCTGCGCGATGAAGGCGATGAGCACCCGCAACGATGCTCCGGAACAGGCCTCGCGCCCGTGGGACAAGGATCGTGACGGCTTCGTGCTGGGCGACGGCGCCGGCATCCTGATCCTGGAAGAGTACGAGCACGCCAAGGCGCGTGGCGCGAAGATCTATTGCGAGCTGGCCGGTTTCGGCGCCAGCTCCGACGCGTACCACATGACCGCGCCGAGCGAGAACGGCGAAGGCGCTGCGCGCTGCATGACCATGGCCATGAAGGACGCCGGTGTCACCCCGGAACAGGTCGGCTACCTCAACGCACATGGCACCTCGACCCCGCTGGGCGACCTCGGTGAGACCATGGCGATGAAGACCGCCTTCGGCGACCACGCCTACAAGATGATGGTCAGCTCCACCAAGTCGATGACCGGCCACCTGCTCGGCGCTGCCGGCGGCGTGGAAGCGATCTTCTCGGTGCTGGCAATGCGCGACAACGTGATTCCGCCGACCATCAACCTGCAGCAGCCGGGCGAAGGCTGCGACCTGGACTACGTGCCCAACGAAGCACGCCAGGCCAAGGTCGACGTGGTGATGTCGAATGGTTTTGGTTTTGGCGGCACCAACGGCACGCTGATCTTCAAGCGCGTCTGA